One Gloeocapsopsis sp. IPPAS B-1203 genomic window, TGGCTATGTATGGGCATGCTTGCGTAATGAACCACTGCTACCTATTCCCTGTATTCCTGAAGCAGATGATGCTACGATGCAGCTCATTCCCCAGTTCTATGAACCTTGGCAGTGCAGCGGACTGCGTTTGATGGAAAACTCCTTTGACAATGCTCACTTTAGCTTTGTTCATGCAAATTCATTTGGCGATCAACAACAACCAGAACCAGTTTCCTCGGAAATAAGTTCCCTAGAGTATGGTTTACAAGTTCGGGCAACAATTCCTGTAGTTAATCCACCTATGCAGCGCAAAAATCTCAGTATCGAAGATGAAGTCACAGTGCGTTATGTAGTTTCAACTTGGTATATGCCTTTCAGTCGCACATTGAAAGTTACTTACCCCAACGGCTTGATACATCTGATTTTTACTGCTGCGACTCCAGTGAGCGATCGCACTTCTCAAATTATCCAATTTTGTATTCGTAATGATATCGAAGCAGATGCTCAAGCAGTTGCTCTTGTCGCGTTTGATCGACAAGTGACACAGGAAGACAAAGCAGTACTAGAAACTACAGATTATGACACACCATTATATATCAATGCCGAGCAGCGTATGCCTTCAGATCGACCAGGGATCATCATGCGACGCGAGCTAGCAGCGTTACTCAAAGCCCATGGCGAAGTAGAACAACGCTTAGAAATGCTGGTGTGATAAAGCTTTTCTATTTGAGTTACAAATATCCGGTTAGTGCATCAAGGCTGGTAATTGGTCATTGGTATTACGAATGACAAAATCATGTCTGTTTTCATTCACAATGTCTTGATTTCTGATGGAGACTCGACAGCCTCGGCTTCTGTGGAGTTGAAAGGCGATCGCATTTACCAAGTCTATTCTCCAATTGATGCAACGGTTGATACTTTCATTGATGGACGTGATAAACTACTTCTACCAGGATTTGTCAATGCTCACACGCATTCTTCTCAGGTGTGGCAATGCGGTTTAATTCTGCAACGACCTTTAGAAGTGTGGCTAGCAGATGTAGATGTAGCCGCGCTTTATCAAGAATTACGCGATCGCACTCGTCATACTGATCTACCCCAATTTCGTACGCTCAATTCAATCGAAGCACATTATCGACAGATGTTGCTTTAGAACAAGTCCTCAGTCAGAATTTTAGGATCGACAGGTTGTGTCAAACAGCGATCGTAAATTTGTCGATAGTAAGGTAAGAAAGTTTGCACAGTTGCTTCCGATTCTTGCATTGCAGGCAATATTTGATCATGCACTTTGCAAATTGCTTCAATCAGGGCTTGCTCGTCAACTTGAGTGAGTTTACCACCGCGCATCACTTCCATACCATCAACAACAACTAAATCGACAGCAGCACCCGTTTGAGCATAAACGAGTTGCCGTAGAGGATGATTCAGTGGTACAAATGATAACTCGTTAAGTCGGTATCCAACAAAGTCAGCCTGATAGCCAGGGGCAATTTTTCCTAATTGCTCACAGCCAAATGCCTTAGCACCCCCAATTGTAGCAAAGTCAAAAGCTTCCTCGGCAGATATCCACTGTTCCGGAGGCGTTGCAGGTGACTTGTTCAGTAAAACAGCAGCTTGCATAACACAAAGCATATTGAGGCTATCTCTCGACCCACAGCCATCACTTGCTAGAGCAATGTTCACTCCTGCTTGTTGAAAAGCACGAACAGGCATTTTACCACTACCCAGTTTGAGATTAGAAAGCGGGTTATAAACAACACTTGCTCCTGATTTAGCCAGCAATTCAATGTCATGTGGTGTTAGCCAAACACAATGTTGCAAAGCAAGGCGATCGCTCAAAATACCCAACTCAGCTAAATACTCAGTCATCGAACATTGGTAAAACAATTGCCCTGTAACTGCTTGT contains:
- a CDS encoding Rieske 2Fe-2S domain-containing protein, whose product is MFDKKSRVAVQNLTILLPQGEIVNGCVRCPYHGWSFDRQGTCVAVPQLKPEQSIPPSYQVRLYKCAERYGYVWACLRNEPLLPIPCIPEADDATMQLIPQFYEPWQCSGLRLMENSFDNAHFSFVHANSFGDQQQPEPVSSEISSLEYGLQVRATIPVVNPPMQRKNLSIEDEVTVRYVVSTWYMPFSRTLKVTYPNGLIHLIFTAATPVSDRTSQIIQFCIRNDIEADAQAVALVAFDRQVTQEDKAVLETTDYDTPLYINAEQRMPSDRPGIIMRRELAALLKAHGEVEQRLEMLV